One Panicum virgatum strain AP13 chromosome 9K, P.virgatum_v5, whole genome shotgun sequence genomic region harbors:
- the LOC120650024 gene encoding basic blue protein-like gives MAAQGRGSAARGSSGAAAVALVLLCVLLHGEVAESAVYTVGDRGGWGFNSASWPRGKRFRAGDVLVFRYSPKAHNVVPVSAAGYNSCAAPRGVRALTSGNDRVTLKRGVNYFICSFPGHCQAGMKVAVTAA, from the exons ATGGCGGCTCAGGGAAGGGGCAGTGCTGCTcgtggcagcagcggcgccgccgcggtggccctGGTCCTCCTCTGCGTGCTCCTCCACGGCGAGGTCGCCGAGTCGGCGGTGTACACCGTGGGCGACCGCGGCGGCTGGGGCTTCAACTCCGCCAGCTGGCCCAGGGGCAAGCGCTTCCGTGCCGGCGACGTGCTGG TGTTCAGGTACAGCCCGAAGGCGCACAACGTGGTGCCGGTGAGCGCGGCCGGGTACAACTCGTGCGCCGCGCCCAGGGGCGTCAGGGCGCTCACCTCCGGCAACGACCGCGTCACGCTGAAGCGCGGCGTCAACTACTTCATCTGCAGCTTCCCGGGCCACTGCCAGGCCGGCATGAAGgtcgccgtcaccgccgcctga
- the LOC120650023 gene encoding basic blue protein-like translates to MAAQGRGSAARGSSGGAAAVALVLLCVLLHGEVAESAVYTVGDRGGWSFNTASWPSGKRFRAGDVLVFKYSPKAHNVVPVSAAGYSSCAAPRGARALTSGNDRVTLKRGANYFICSFPGHCQAGMKVAVTAA, encoded by the exons ATGGCGGCTCAGGGAAGGGGCAGTGCTGCTcgtggcagcagcggcggcgccgccgcggtggccctGGTCCTCCTCTGCGTGCTCCTCCACGGCGAGGTCGCCGAGTCGGCGGTGTACAccgtcggcgaccgcggcggcTGGAGCTTCAACACCGCCAGCTGGCCCAGCGGCAAGCGCTTCCGCGCCGGCGACGTGCTCG TGTTCAAGTACAGCCCGAAGGCGCACAACGTGGTGCCCGTGAGCGCGGCCGGGTACAGCTCGTGCGCCGCGCCCAGGGGCGCCAGGGCGCTCACCTCCGGTAACGACCGCGTCACGCTGAAGCGCGGCGCCAACTACTTCATCTGCAGCTTTCCCGGCCACTGCCAGGCCGGCATGAAGGTCGCCGTCACCGCCGCGTga